In Fundulus heteroclitus isolate FHET01 chromosome 17, MU-UCD_Fhet_4.1, whole genome shotgun sequence, the following are encoded in one genomic region:
- the LOC118556116 gene encoding vesicle transport protein GOT1B-like isoform X2 — translation MTAPGRRSAAGGRSTWVTQLVPVSRKLSALERVFPEDVAVDAVRGSCHPTHYQRDITRLLLVYWFLCFFSLTYRWSVEMISLTDSQKIGIGLTGFGVFFLFFGMILFFDKALLAIGNILFVAGLAFVIGLERTFRFFFQKHKLKATSFFLGGVFVVLIGWPIIGVVLEVYGFFLLFRGFFPVIVGFIRRIPVLGSILNLPFISAPS, via the exons ATGACGGCCCCAGGAAGGCGGAGCGCCGCCGGTGGCAGGTCGACGTGGGTAACGCAGCTCGTTCCGGTGTCCCGGAAGCTCAGCGCTCTGGAACGAGTGTTTCCGGAAGACGTGGCTGTTGATGCTGTCCGTGGTAGCTGTCATCCTACCCATTATCAGAGAGATATTACCAgattgcttttagtttattggtttctctgttttttttcccttacttACCGGTGGAGCGTCGAGATGATTTCGCTAACGGATTCCCAAA agatTGGAATTGGATTAACAGGTTTCGGcgtgtttttcctcttctttgggATGATCCTGTTCTTTGACAAAGCCCTTTTGGCCATTGGAAAT ATCTTGTTTGTCGCTGGCCTCGCCTTTGTCATCGGCCTGGAGAGGACGTTCCGCTTCTTCTTTCAGAAGCACAAGTTGAAGGCCACCAGCTTCTTCCTGGGAGGGGTGTTTGTAGTTCTCATCGGCTGGCCCATCATTGGAGTGGTGCTGGAGGTCTACgggtttttcctcctcttcag GGGCTTCTTCCCAGTCATTGTAGGCTTCATCCGAAGAATACCGGTCCTGGGTTCCATCCTAAACCTGCCGTTCATCAGCGCG ccttcCTAA
- the LOC118556116 gene encoding vesicle transport protein GOT1B-like isoform X1, with the protein MTAPGRRSAAGGRSTWVTQLVPVSRKLSALERVFPEDVAVDAVRGSCHPTHYQRDITRLLLVYWFLCFFSLTYRWSVEMISLTDSQKIGIGLTGFGVFFLFFGMILFFDKALLAIGNILFVAGLAFVIGLERTFRFFFQKHKLKATSFFLGGVFVVLIGWPIIGVVLEVYGFFLLFRGFFPVIVGFIRRIPVLGSILNLPFISAYVDNSESNTMV; encoded by the exons ATGACGGCCCCAGGAAGGCGGAGCGCCGCCGGTGGCAGGTCGACGTGGGTAACGCAGCTCGTTCCGGTGTCCCGGAAGCTCAGCGCTCTGGAACGAGTGTTTCCGGAAGACGTGGCTGTTGATGCTGTCCGTGGTAGCTGTCATCCTACCCATTATCAGAGAGATATTACCAgattgcttttagtttattggtttctctgttttttttcccttacttACCGGTGGAGCGTCGAGATGATTTCGCTAACGGATTCCCAAA agatTGGAATTGGATTAACAGGTTTCGGcgtgtttttcctcttctttgggATGATCCTGTTCTTTGACAAAGCCCTTTTGGCCATTGGAAAT ATCTTGTTTGTCGCTGGCCTCGCCTTTGTCATCGGCCTGGAGAGGACGTTCCGCTTCTTCTTTCAGAAGCACAAGTTGAAGGCCACCAGCTTCTTCCTGGGAGGGGTGTTTGTAGTTCTCATCGGCTGGCCCATCATTGGAGTGGTGCTGGAGGTCTACgggtttttcctcctcttcag GGGCTTCTTCCCAGTCATTGTAGGCTTCATCCGAAGAATACCGGTCCTGGGTTCCATCCTAAACCTGCCGTTCATCAGCGCG TACGTGGACAACAGCGAGAGCAACACCATGGTATAA